One window of the Asticcacaulis sp. SL142 genome contains the following:
- the infB gene encoding translation initiation factor IF-2, which produces MSDANDKNDGPKGDNTRAPLTLKPRVGGSVSTGTVKQSFSHGRSKTVVVETKRRIGVPPPAGGGSRIEGNMAAPKPQNTQNQGQSRPQSGGRPPQGSNPGGLRQEELDARRRVIEQARVDQERRETETRQRQQADAARRAAEDASKPAPAAEPVKSEASAPVAAPAPAPTPAPEPVKAEAPSVQLNPAIDQALSRPARAPREDQPRPRYDQRTPDSRNDRPQGDRPTTTYQAGRDRPQGDRPQGDRPGYQGNRPQGDRPQGDRPPFNRDRPQGDRPQGERSGYQGNRPQGDRPQGDRPQGDRPPFNRDRPQGDRPGYQGNRPQGDRPQGDRPPFNRDRPQGDRPQGDRPRPAGGETVRYSANSPRPPRPGVGVSANAPATPEVDRIRSSRGAVPAGKPADVRGRVGEDDDARGKRGKAGAPVKAVSQTRGEPKRREGRLTLQAVVGDGEGSADRMRSLASVRRAREREREKRKGSQAEQTRTAREVVIPDVITVQELSNRMAVRAVDIIKMLMKQGMMLKINDIIDTDTAELVATEFGHTVKRVSESDVEEGFIDAEDHSDDTVVRPPVVAVMGHVDHGKTSLLDALRKADVAAGEAGGITQHIGAYQVRLPAGEKVTFLDTPGHAAFSAMRARGANVTDIVVLVVAADDGVMPQTIEAINHARAAKTPLIVAVNKMDKHEANPQRIINELLQHEVVVESLGGDTQIIEVSAKTGLGLDNLIEALLLQAEVLDLRANPDRTAEGVVIEAKLDKGRGPVATVLVKRGTLKRGDIVVAGSSWGRVRALINERNEQLAEAGPSEPVEILGLDGAPDPGDTLAVVESDARAREITEYRQRLRREKMVAPVGAVSLTDMMSKLQDKRLKELPLIIKSDVQGSTEAIIGSLDKLATDEVRARIIHSGAGAITESDVQLAKGSNSPIIGFNVRASKQARDLAEREGVEIRYYAIIYDLIDDIKGVLSGMLAPIQRETFLGNAEVLEVFDISKVGRVAGCRVTEGRVEKGARVRILRDNIVIQEMGVLSTLKRFKDEVNSVVVGQECGMAFNGFQDLKAGDFIECFTVEEIKRTL; this is translated from the coding sequence ATGAGCGACGCGAACGATAAGAACGACGGGCCGAAAGGCGACAATACACGGGCACCTCTCACCTTGAAGCCGCGTGTCGGCGGCAGTGTGTCGACCGGCACGGTGAAGCAAAGCTTCAGCCATGGCCGTTCCAAGACCGTGGTGGTGGAAACCAAGCGCCGTATTGGTGTGCCGCCGCCCGCCGGTGGCGGGTCGCGTATCGAAGGCAATATGGCCGCGCCTAAGCCGCAAAATACACAAAATCAGGGCCAGTCCCGTCCTCAATCTGGGGGGCGTCCGCCGCAAGGTAGTAATCCCGGCGGGTTGCGTCAGGAAGAACTGGATGCCCGTCGCCGCGTGATCGAGCAAGCGCGCGTTGATCAGGAGCGCCGTGAGACTGAAACCCGTCAGCGTCAGCAGGCCGATGCCGCCCGCCGCGCCGCCGAAGACGCCTCAAAGCCCGCACCTGCGGCTGAGCCTGTTAAGTCAGAGGCGTCTGCGCCTGTGGCAGCACCCGCCCCCGCCCCGACACCGGCCCCTGAGCCCGTTAAGGCGGAAGCGCCTTCGGTTCAGCTTAATCCGGCTATCGATCAGGCCCTGTCGCGTCCGGCCCGTGCGCCGCGCGAAGATCAACCGCGTCCGCGCTATGATCAGCGCACCCCCGATAGCCGCAATGACCGCCCGCAAGGGGATCGGCCAACCACGACCTATCAAGCTGGCCGCGACCGCCCGCAAGGCGACCGTCCTCAAGGGGATCGTCCGGGCTATCAGGGTAATCGTCCGCAAGGCGACCGCCCTCAAGGTGACCGTCCGCCATTTAACCGCGACCGCCCGCAGGGGGATCGTCCCCAAGGTGAGCGTTCTGGCTATCAGGGCAATCGTCCGCAAGGCGATCGTCCTCAAGGCGATAGACCTCAAGGTGACCGTCCGCCGTTTAACCGTGATCGCCCCCAAGGGGATCGTCCGGGCTATCAGGGCAACCGCCCGCAGGGTGATCGTCCTCAAGGGGATCGTCCGCCGTTTAACCGTGACCGTCCGCAGGGTGACAGACCGCAAGGCGATCGTCCAAGGCCTGCCGGTGGTGAAACCGTTCGTTATTCTGCCAATTCGCCGCGTCCGCCGCGTCCTGGCGTAGGCGTTTCGGCCAATGCGCCCGCGACACCCGAAGTTGACCGCATCCGCTCATCGCGCGGCGCTGTGCCTGCCGGTAAGCCGGCTGATGTCCGTGGCCGCGTCGGTGAAGATGATGATGCCCGCGGCAAGCGCGGCAAGGCCGGCGCGCCCGTCAAGGCCGTTTCGCAAACCCGTGGTGAACCTAAGCGCCGTGAAGGCCGCCTTACCTTGCAAGCTGTTGTCGGTGACGGTGAGGGCTCGGCTGACCGGATGCGCTCACTGGCGTCGGTCAGACGTGCGCGTGAACGTGAGCGCGAAAAGCGCAAAGGCTCACAGGCCGAACAGACCCGTACGGCCCGTGAAGTGGTTATTCCTGACGTCATTACGGTACAGGAACTGTCTAACCGTATGGCTGTCCGCGCCGTTGACATCATCAAGATGTTGATGAAGCAGGGCATGATGCTCAAGATCAACGACATCATTGATACCGATACCGCCGAACTGGTCGCTACCGAATTTGGTCACACCGTTAAGCGCGTCTCGGAATCTGACGTCGAAGAAGGCTTTATCGACGCTGAAGACCATTCGGACGACACCGTTGTGCGTCCGCCGGTCGTGGCCGTCATGGGTCACGTTGACCACGGTAAGACCTCGCTGCTGGATGCTTTGCGTAAAGCCGATGTGGCTGCGGGCGAAGCCGGTGGCATCACCCAGCATATCGGTGCCTATCAGGTGCGTTTGCCTGCGGGTGAAAAGGTTACCTTCCTGGATACCCCAGGTCACGCCGCCTTCTCGGCCATGCGGGCCCGTGGGGCCAATGTCACCGATATCGTGGTTCTGGTGGTGGCAGCCGATGACGGCGTCATGCCGCAGACGATTGAAGCTATTAACCATGCCCGTGCCGCCAAGACGCCGCTGATCGTGGCCGTCAACAAGATGGATAAGCATGAGGCGAACCCGCAGCGCATCATCAACGAGCTTCTGCAACATGAAGTCGTGGTGGAATCGCTGGGCGGTGACACGCAGATTATCGAAGTCTCGGCCAAGACCGGTCTCGGCCTTGATAATCTGATCGAAGCTCTGCTGCTTCAGGCCGAAGTGCTTGATCTGCGCGCTAATCCTGACCGTACCGCCGAAGGCGTGGTGATTGAGGCCAAGCTCGATAAGGGCCGTGGTCCGGTGGCAACGGTTCTGGTTAAGCGCGGTACGCTGAAGCGTGGCGATATCGTGGTGGCTGGTTCAAGCTGGGGCCGTGTGCGCGCCCTTATTAATGAGCGCAATGAACAACTGGCTGAGGCCGGTCCGTCTGAGCCGGTGGAAATCCTCGGTCTGGACGGCGCGCCTGATCCCGGTGACACTCTGGCCGTGGTCGAAAGCGACGCCCGTGCCCGTGAAATCACCGAGTACCGTCAGCGTCTGCGTCGTGAAAAGATGGTGGCTCCGGTGGGGGCTGTCTCTCTGACCGACATGATGTCGAAGTTGCAGGATAAGCGCCTTAAGGAACTGCCGCTGATCATCAAATCTGATGTTCAGGGCTCGACCGAAGCGATTATTGGTTCGCTCGATAAGCTGGCGACCGACGAAGTCCGTGCACGGATCATCCATTCGGGTGCCGGTGCGATTACGGAATCTGACGTCCAACTGGCCAAGGGTTCCAACTCTCCGATCATCGGCTTTAACGTCCGGGCCTCCAAGCAGGCGCGCGATCTGGCCGAACGTGAAGGCGTGGAAATTCGCTATTATGCGATCATTTACGACCTGATCGATGATATCAAAGGTGTGCTGTCGGGCATGCTGGCGCCGATCCAGCGCGAAACCTTCCTCGGCAATGCCGAAGTCCTTGAGGTGTTTGACATCTCCAAGGTTGGCAGGGTTGCGGGCTGTCGCGTTACCGAAGGCCGTGTCGAGAAGGGGGCGCGTGTGCGTATCCTGCGCGACAACATCGTCATTCAGGAAATGGGTGTCCTTTCGACGCTCAAGCGCTTCAAGGACGAGGTCAATTCGGTTGTGGTCGGTCAGGAATGTGGTATGGCCTTCAACGGCTTCCAGGATCTTAAGGCCGGTGACTTCATCGAATGTTTCACCGTCGAAGAGATCAAGCGGACGCTTTAA
- the nusA gene encoding transcription termination factor NusA, whose amino-acid sequence MSFTGISANRLELLQIADAVAREKQISKDVVIESIEEAIQKAARSRYGADHDIRVKIDVKTGEMAITRYVTVVPDEELENEYAQKSLTDALKDDKEAFVGKAYEEVLPPFELGRVQTQMARQVVTHKVREAERERQYDEYKDRVGEIISGTVKRVEYGNVVVDLGRGEGIMRRDQSIPREAFQINDRIRAYIYDVRRETKGPQIMLSRAHGGFMAKLFAQEVPEVYDGVIEIKSVSRDPGSRAKMAVFSNDSSIDPVGACVGMRGSRVQAVVAELQNEKVDIIQWSPDDATFIVNALAPAEVSKVVLDEEEDRVEVVVPDEQLSLAIGRRGQNVRLASQLTGWQVDIITESQDSERRQKEFAERTALFQEALDVDEVIAQLLVTEGFTTVEDLAYIDENEIAVIEGFDEDTASELQARARDFLEKEVAELDAKRVALGVDDDLLTVNGLTLAMAVALGEAGVKTVEDLADLATDEIRGGYEQRGADRVKIAGALESFSLSVPDAESLILNARVAAGWIEAPEAPPEPEFEDADLDDLGVEGVDDEGSATADDVAEPEQ is encoded by the coding sequence ATGAGCTTTACCGGAATTAGCGCCAACCGCCTTGAACTGCTGCAAATTGCCGACGCGGTCGCGCGCGAAAAGCAGATCAGCAAGGATGTGGTTATCGAATCCATCGAAGAGGCCATCCAAAAGGCCGCGCGCTCGCGTTACGGCGCTGATCACGACATCCGCGTCAAGATCGACGTCAAGACCGGCGAAATGGCCATCACCCGCTATGTGACCGTGGTGCCGGACGAAGAGCTGGAAAACGAATACGCTCAAAAATCCCTGACCGACGCCCTGAAAGACGACAAGGAAGCCTTTGTCGGCAAGGCCTACGAAGAGGTTCTGCCGCCGTTTGAACTGGGCCGCGTCCAGACCCAGATGGCCCGTCAGGTGGTGACCCATAAGGTGCGTGAAGCGGAGCGTGAGCGGCAGTACGATGAATACAAGGACCGCGTGGGTGAAATCATCAGCGGCACGGTTAAGCGGGTCGAATACGGCAATGTCGTTGTCGATCTGGGCCGTGGCGAAGGCATCATGCGCCGCGATCAGTCGATCCCGCGTGAAGCCTTCCAGATCAATGACCGCATCCGCGCCTATATCTATGACGTGCGCCGTGAGACCAAGGGCCCGCAAATCATGCTGTCGCGTGCTCATGGCGGCTTCATGGCTAAGCTTTTTGCCCAGGAAGTGCCGGAAGTTTATGACGGCGTAATCGAAATCAAGTCGGTGTCGCGTGACCCTGGTTCGCGCGCCAAGATGGCGGTGTTCTCGAACGACTCGTCGATCGACCCGGTCGGGGCGTGCGTCGGTATGCGTGGTTCGCGCGTTCAGGCGGTGGTCGCCGAACTGCAAAACGAAAAAGTCGATATCATCCAATGGTCGCCCGATGACGCGACCTTTATCGTCAACGCTCTGGCACCTGCCGAAGTGTCGAAGGTGGTTCTGGACGAAGAAGAAGACCGCGTCGAAGTGGTCGTGCCGGATGAGCAACTGTCGCTCGCGATCGGCCGTCGCGGCCAGAACGTGCGTCTGGCGTCGCAGCTTACCGGCTGGCAAGTTGATATCATCACCGAGTCCCAAGACTCTGAGCGCCGCCAGAAGGAATTTGCCGAGCGTACCGCCCTGTTCCAGGAAGCGCTCGATGTCGATGAGGTTATCGCTCAGCTTCTGGTGACCGAAGGCTTCACGACGGTCGAAGATCTGGCCTATATCGATGAAAACGAAATCGCCGTCATCGAAGGCTTTGACGAAGACACCGCCTCTGAGCTTCAGGCCCGTGCCCGTGACTTCCTTGAAAAAGAAGTGGCGGAACTGGATGCCAAGCGCGTCGCTCTGGGCGTCGATGACGATCTGCTGACCGTTAATGGTCTCACCCTGGCCATGGCTGTGGCGCTCGGTGAAGCCGGTGTGAAGACGGTTGAAGATCTGGCCGATCTGGCGACCGACGAAATCCGTGGCGGCTATGAGCAGCGCGGCGCTGACCGGGTCAAGATTGCTGGCGCGCTGGAAAGCTTTAGCCTGTCGGTGCCGGACGCGGAAAGCCTGATCCTCAATGCCCGCGTCGCTGCCGGCTGGATCGAAGCCCCTGAAGCCCCGCCTGAGCCTGAGTTTGAGGATGCCGATCTTGATGACTTAGGTGTTGAAGGCGTAGATGATGAAGGGAGCGCGACCGCAGATGACGTCGCCGAACCCGAACAATGA
- the rimP gene encoding ribosome maturation factor RimP: protein MRAKTTEDRKLIEIFDPIAEALGLDIVRVRLMGSNKPDGARRLQVMAERKVDGDINVAQCARLSRAISAYMDEADPITGEYILEVSSPGIDRPLTRLKDFVTYEGLEARIELDRLAEGRKRFRGILAGIEDDHVAIDLEGEEETALMPFAWVVEAKLILTDELLKQGAEKAASRREAGEDEDEDDFDGGDDADDGVVANDDEDFDYEAFDDDDFDDEQDNEDDKDRTQ, encoded by the coding sequence GTGCGCGCCAAAACGACCGAAGATCGTAAGCTTATCGAGATATTCGACCCGATTGCCGAGGCTTTGGGCCTTGATATCGTGCGAGTGCGCCTGATGGGCTCCAATAAGCCCGACGGGGCGCGCCGGTTGCAGGTCATGGCGGAACGTAAAGTGGACGGTGACATCAATGTCGCCCAGTGCGCGCGTCTGTCGCGGGCCATTTCGGCCTATATGGACGAAGCTGATCCGATCACCGGCGAATATATTCTTGAAGTGTCGTCGCCCGGTATCGACCGGCCACTGACGCGCCTTAAGGATTTTGTGACCTATGAGGGATTAGAAGCCCGCATCGAGCTTGACCGGCTGGCAGAAGGACGTAAGCGCTTTCGCGGGATTCTGGCCGGTATCGAAGATGATCATGTCGCCATCGACCTGGAGGGCGAAGAAGAGACCGCGCTTATGCCGTTCGCGTGGGTGGTTGAGGCCAAGCTGATCCTGACCGACGAGCTGCTGAAGCAGGGGGCTGAAAAGGCTGCCTCGCGCCGGGAAGCCGGTGAGGATGAGGACGAAGACGATTTTGACGGGGGCGATGACGCCGATGATGGTGTCGTTGCCAATGACGACGAAGATTTTGATTACGAAGCGTTTGATGATGACGACTTCGATGACGAACAAGATAATGAAGACGATAAGGATCGCACCCAATGA
- a CDS encoding DUF418 domain-containing protein, translating into MAPVKPEFTPRMEGLDALRGFALFGLFIVHMPELFELYWAHPVTDPAQLIWHDVIFTVFAGKAFALLALCFGVSFVIIMDRSAQKGVDFTGRFVWRLTILFLIGCAHAVWYRGDVLQVLAVMGLFLLPFYRVKSNAVVAAIGVLLLLQPLMWVHIISGLNGADWANQPLKFWSAEIPEVYLSGGFAETIAMNISDGHAFKWLFMYESGRLSQILGLSLIGMVLGRIGFFREPVRFSGERLTGLVIAFVAAIGLYFSRGSIADLMPATEAMFMPKSLFSAFLSSLFDLSVMTVLMLGFMSLYYSFAHKALNVLAPAGRMTLTLYVAQSLMFVPVFYGYGLGMHATMTQSEAVLIGLAAFAAQVAFAHLWFKAFLYGPLEWLWRAATYLTVKVPFTKSKTP; encoded by the coding sequence GTGGCGCCTGTCAAACCTGAATTCACTCCGCGGATGGAGGGTCTCGACGCTCTGCGGGGCTTTGCCCTGTTTGGGTTGTTCATCGTCCACATGCCGGAATTGTTTGAACTTTATTGGGCCCATCCGGTTACTGATCCGGCTCAGCTTATCTGGCACGATGTCATCTTCACGGTCTTTGCCGGTAAGGCCTTTGCGTTGCTGGCCCTGTGTTTTGGCGTGTCGTTTGTCATCATTATGGATCGGTCGGCCCAGAAGGGCGTCGATTTCACAGGCCGGTTTGTCTGGCGGTTGACCATTTTATTTCTGATCGGCTGCGCGCACGCCGTCTGGTATCGTGGTGATGTGCTGCAGGTTCTGGCGGTTATGGGCCTTTTCCTGCTGCCATTTTACCGGGTGAAATCCAATGCGGTGGTGGCCGCCATTGGTGTGCTGTTACTGCTCCAGCCGCTGATGTGGGTGCACATCATCAGCGGTCTGAACGGCGCCGACTGGGCCAATCAGCCCCTGAAATTCTGGAGCGCCGAAATCCCCGAAGTTTACTTAAGCGGCGGGTTTGCTGAGACCATCGCCATGAACATCAGCGACGGCCACGCCTTTAAATGGCTGTTCATGTATGAATCCGGCCGCCTCAGCCAGATTTTAGGTTTGTCGCTGATAGGCATGGTGTTGGGCCGGATCGGATTTTTCCGCGAACCGGTACGCTTTTCCGGCGAGCGCCTGACAGGGCTGGTTATAGCCTTCGTCGCCGCTATCGGGCTTTATTTCAGCCGCGGGTCTATCGCCGACCTCATGCCCGCAACCGAGGCCATGTTTATGCCCAAGTCTCTGTTTAGCGCATTTTTGTCGAGCCTGTTCGACCTCAGCGTCATGACCGTGCTGATGCTGGGGTTCATGAGCCTCTACTATAGCTTTGCCCATAAGGCGCTCAATGTGCTGGCCCCTGCCGGGCGGATGACTCTGACGCTCTATGTGGCGCAATCGCTGATGTTCGTGCCGGTCTTTTACGGTTACGGACTTGGGATGCACGCCACCATGACCCAGTCCGAGGCCGTACTGATCGGGCTTGCCGCCTTCGCCGCTCAGGTCGCCTTTGCCCATCTGTGGTTCAAAGCATTTCTTTACGGCCCGCTGGAGTGGTTGTGGCGGGCGGCGACCTATTTAACCGTCAAGGTGCCATTTACGAAGTCAAAAACGCCCTGA
- a CDS encoding RNA-binding protein → MTSPNPNNDPVVVPHNDLNLSSPSDFERIAEDGVEILCEPAHVKGLKRRDIASGEAADVAGLIRFVIGPDGQVTPDLLQKLPGRGLWVKASRDSLNLAVKKNLFARAAKRQVKANADLADTVCHLLRRRCLDLLGMARREGEIILGFEKVMAGIRSGKAAWIIEATDSADDGRSKILALARAVGSGPSVSPKVCGLFSNDELSLALGLENAVHLALVNGKRIRRWKHEVTRLSGFVPLVPPGWNYTEGAQATAPD, encoded by the coding sequence ATGACGTCGCCGAACCCGAACAATGATCCGGTTGTAGTTCCTCATAATGATCTAAACCTGTCCTCCCCATCCGATTTTGAACGGATTGCGGAGGACGGGGTTGAAATCCTGTGCGAGCCTGCCCATGTGAAGGGGCTGAAGCGTCGTGACATCGCCTCTGGTGAAGCGGCGGATGTGGCGGGCCTGATCCGTTTTGTCATTGGCCCGGACGGGCAGGTGACACCGGATCTGCTGCAAAAGCTGCCGGGCCGTGGCCTGTGGGTTAAGGCGTCGCGTGACAGCCTTAATCTGGCGGTCAAAAAGAACCTGTTTGCCCGCGCGGCTAAGCGTCAGGTCAAGGCGAATGCCGATCTGGCGGACACAGTATGTCATCTGTTGCGCAGGCGCTGCCTTGATCTGCTCGGGATGGCGCGCCGTGAAGGCGAGATTATCTTAGGCTTTGAAAAAGTCATGGCCGGTATCCGCTCCGGTAAGGCCGCGTGGATTATCGAAGCGACGGATAGTGCCGATGACGGACGTTCAAAGATTTTGGCGCTGGCCAGAGCTGTAGGCAGCGGCCCTTCGGTTTCGCCGAAGGTGTGCGGACTATTCAGTAATGACGAGCTAAGTCTGGCGCTGGGCCTTGAGAACGCGGTCCATCTGGCGCTGGTGAACGGTAAGCGCATCAGGCGCTGGAAGCATGAAGTGACGCGCCTGTCAGGGTTTGTGCCGCTGGTGCCACCGGGCTGGAACTATACGGAGGGTGCGCAAGCCACAGCACCCGATTAA
- a CDS encoding YegP family protein has product MTNANSLYQADKPVFEVFPTVNAQYYWRAKAANGRILCHSENYTTRQAAVDGVNSLIRNIKKYY; this is encoded by the coding sequence ATGACCAACGCTAACTCACTGTATCAAGCAGATAAGCCCGTCTTTGAAGTTTTTCCGACGGTTAACGCGCAATATTATTGGCGTGCAAAAGCCGCAAACGGGCGCATTTTGTGTCATTCGGAAAATTACACAACACGACAAGCGGCTGTAGATGGTGTTAACTCACTGATACGGAATATAAAAAAATATTATTAA
- the purU gene encoding formyltetrahydrofolate deformylase — MPDTTFFDPSHYVLIIKCPDTRGIVAAVSGYLNDNDISIVESNQFNDAQGDTFYVRVVFRQAGGRMPPMQILEEGFKPIAHRFAMEWKIHNLSVKPKVLIAVSKFGHCLYELLHRWRAGLLPVDIAAVVSNHEDMRSFVEWNGLAYVHLPITKDTKAEQEAQFLKLIDDHSVDLVVLARYMQILSDEMSRKLDGRCINIHHSFLPSFKGAKPYHQAHQRGVKIIGATAHYVTSDLDEGPIIEQDVQRVHHGHTPEQLVAIGQDIEARVLARAVTWHAERRVIINGSKTVVFS, encoded by the coding sequence GTGCCTGATACGACCTTTTTCGATCCGTCCCATTATGTCCTGATCATTAAGTGCCCGGATACGCGCGGTATCGTGGCGGCGGTGTCGGGCTATCTGAACGACAACGATATTTCGATCGTCGAGTCGAACCAGTTCAATGATGCGCAAGGTGATACATTCTATGTCCGCGTTGTCTTCCGTCAGGCGGGCGGACGTATGCCGCCGATGCAGATCCTCGAAGAAGGGTTTAAGCCCATCGCGCACCGCTTTGCGATGGAATGGAAAATCCATAACCTGAGCGTCAAGCCCAAGGTGCTGATTGCCGTGTCGAAATTCGGCCACTGCCTTTATGAGTTGCTGCACCGCTGGCGGGCAGGTTTGCTGCCGGTCGATATCGCGGCGGTGGTCTCAAACCACGAAGACATGCGCTCCTTTGTGGAATGGAACGGCCTGGCCTATGTCCATCTGCCGATCACCAAGGACACCAAGGCCGAGCAGGAAGCGCAGTTCCTGAAACTGATCGATGATCACAGCGTCGATCTGGTGGTATTGGCGCGTTACATGCAGATATTGTCGGATGAGATGAGCCGCAAACTGGATGGGCGCTGCATCAATATCCACCACTCGTTCCTGCCGTCGTTCAAGGGCGCCAAGCCCTACCATCAGGCCCATCAGCGCGGCGTCAAGATCATCGGGGCGACGGCGCACTATGTGACCTCAGACCTTGATGAAGGCCCGATCATCGAGCAGGACGTGCAGCGCGTTCACCACGGCCATACCCCGGAACAACTGGTCGCCATTGGTCAGGATATCGAGGCGCGGGTGCTGGCGCGGGCCGTGACCTGGCATGCGGAACGGCGGGTGATTATCAATGGCAGTAAAACGGTTGTCTTCTCCTGA